The genomic DNA GGAGACCATGCAGGAGGTTGATTTGGCGCATTAGAATCAGGAGCAGTAGCGGAAGCGGCTTTCCGACGACGGAAATACCAGATGATAGCGGATAGGGCTATGAAAAACGCACAACTGACTCCAACGCCGATACCGACACCCACCTCTGTGCCGCTGTCTGAATCTGAAGATTCGGCGGATGTTGAAGAGGATGCCGAAGGGGTATTGGATGAAGGCGTTGAAGTTGTAGTGCCGTTCTTTGGTAGAATCCTGAAGTGGTTGCAAGTGAAAGTATTCGTGTAATCGTTATCATCAAACATTTCAAAATAGAAAAGACGTGTTAAATCCATTTCTGTTTGCACAATCCAGTTCCAGTATCTCTTTCCTGTCATATTAACTGTATTTATCAGTCAGGTGTGAGAATAGCATGTTGCTGCCAGAACAGACATACGCTCAATGAACTGCCTTGCATCTGTACCGACTTGATTAAGCACAAGAGAATAAGCCTTGAAGTTGGTTTCCCAGAGTATTTGGAGTGTCTGGTCCACATCGTACTCCAGAATTTTGTCGGTTTTCTCTGGAGGACGCCAGAAAGAATTAACCGCGTTGACCCCTGAAATGGAATGAAGCAAAATGATCAAAAGGGAGTTAGACATGTTTACTGTCCTTATCATGGTTCTAATACCACAACCAGTAAGGAATAAAATTGAGGACAGCTAGAAAGCTCGAAAGGAGAGAGATTCCAGGCTGGTACCAGGAAGCGGAATGCTTACATTTTGAGGCTGATCATGTTGTACGAGCATCTTCTCTGAAGTTGTTACACACGTCGTCTTGCCAATAATTGAGCAAGACTCGAGTTGCTCAAGACATGTACCTAGAAGACAATCAACATTGTCTTCTAGTGACGTGCATATGGCGTATGGCACCCTTCCCTCAATTAGCGATGCCGCCTACCTACCGAGTTAATACATATTGATTTTAATGATAAAAAGGGGCCGATATTGAAGTGACGAAGGAAATCGGCTTTCCTTTTGTTTATTTTCAATACGACTGTGTGGTTCATTCCCGACATCGGGAATAAGTCGTTGAATCAATTCCGATGTTTGGGGTATTTATCGGCTCACTTTCACGGACCCCTAGACCTCCTGACAACACACGTTTTTGTACAATTTTTATTCCTTTCAAACCTCATAGAATATGCCTGGTCCCTTTTCTGAAGATATGGCACTGCCTCAGTACAGCTTTATGGACGATTACAGCGAGGGTGCACATCCCCAACTTCTCGAGGCTCTTGTACGCACCAACTCAACCCAGCAACTTTCCTATGGAAACGATGAGCACAGCAACGAAGCCCGCCAATTAATCCGGACCAAGCTCTCTGCCACCGAGGATGAGGTTGCTATTCACTTTGTACCTAGTGGAACTTCCGCCAATCTTATCTGCATCGCGAGCTGTTTACGGCCTTTCGAGGCGGTGTTGACCGTCGATTCAGGGCATATTGTTAGCAAAGAAGCGGGCGCCATTGAGGCTACTGGACACAAAACGATTGTTGTCCCTGGGGTAGGAGGGAAAATGACGCCTGACAACCTGGAAAGGGCTGTTCGCCAGAATCAGTTCTTCCCGCACAACGCTAAACCGCGGTTGGTTTATATCTCCAATGCCACGGAACTAGGAACGATTTACACCAAACGAGAATTGAAAAGCCTCAGTGCCGCGTGCAAACGCTGGGGCCTGTTGCTTCTCATAGATGGCGCTCGCATTGGAGTAGCACTGAGTGCTCCGTCTAATGATTTGACACTGCGAGACCTAGTGGACCTAACCGATATTTTCTGGATTGGTGGCACCAAGAATGGCGCATTACTGGGGGAAGCAATTGTTGTACGGAAGCATTTGGCGGACGGCTTTGCTTTTTATTTGAAACAACACGGCGCATTGTTAGCCAAAAGTCGTATAATAGGTGTTCAGTTTGCAGAACTCTTCCGGAAGAGCCTCTTCTTTGAGCTTGCAGCGAATGCCAACAACGCAGCCCAGATGATCTCAAACAATTTTCAAGAACTGGGTTATCAACTATCTGCGAAAACCGAGACGAATCAAGTATTTGCAATATTACCGGAGAGCTTGGCTAAGCGGCTTGAAGAACGGTTTCGCTTTTATGTGTGGGAACACCTCGACAATCAACAAGTTGTGGTTAGGATCGTTACGTCGTGGGCTACAAACACATCAATGGTGGATAAATTTAACGCATGGGTTCAGcagtggactatctaaaggCACACAATAAGCCATTCGACAATATGGATAATGAAAAGTGTACGAAAATTTTAATGGAACAAGCTCAGCATAACCTATCTGCCTTCAACACCGAGTACTATCGAGCTATGCAGCCGTCCTTGCCCTAGAAAATATCTAGTTAACACCAGTACAAACAGCAACTTATATATGTCAGGCAGCTAAGAGACCAATGGATACAATTGAAGCGCTAGCAGTAATACCAGTACATATACATATTAAACTATTTTTATTTGGAGAAATGCTCGCTTCGTTGTACTGATTACTAATCGCCTAAAATGGCATTCCCGACTTTTTGATTCCCGACAACTTTTGTTCTTGTAAAACGAGGACCTGTGAATTCCCTGTTCCGGTTAGTTTTACCGTTTCTGGTTTAGCCTCCCGATACGCCGTATTGTAAACACCGCCCGCCTGGCCTCCCAATATAAAAGAGCCCTCCCTCACTGTTCTGACTTCGTCTCCTCACAAATCTTTTTCTCTTGCCAAACTCCCCTCCCATATTCTGCACTCATCCATATTCCTGGCCACCTGAACTCCGCCGCCCCctcccccttttttttttctcggaAATTgcggctgcgccttctcaccTCCACTTCcggtttccttttcctcgtttACGTTGACCGGTGTTTCAAGCTGATTCTGTCTCCCTCTATTCTTTATACAGTGAATTGGTTCATATCCTTTGCTCCCCTATCTTTTACTAAAAAGCGAATTTATATGAGGTCTTGCTTTTCCGGCCGCTCTTCATTAATGGTATCCGCCCTTTCGACTCCCTTATCAAATGAAAGGTATTGACACCAGGCTTGACAGACACCCAAGGCTGATTACAGCTTACAATTGACCCCATGCATTGCCCCTTTCCGCGGGCGCCCGTCCTGCGTCGCTCCTTCGCCCTAACGATGCTGATCCCATGTGCCGCGTATGCGGTTGGAACGCTCAGATGACAACGATTTAGCATCCGGGAGAAACAAATCCAATGGCATAAATGCCTCACCTGTGGTTTTGTTGGTTATTTTCGCCACAAACACTGGTCACATTCCCGCGGAGGCGGTTTTGTAAAGTCTGGAACCAAACCTCACTGCCAAGTGATGAATGATTGGAGCTCTGTTGTCAAATTTCCAGTCTGCTGCCCCCCATGGCACTGTGGAAAGGAAAATGCTACAAGAACCATCATTCGCCGATGCAAAGTTCCTCAGAAAATGAACTATGCTCCCGTGCCCTCATGACCATAACACTGGTTTCACATGTCGCTTTGAGCAATACGGCAATGTTTGGTTAATCCTGCCTTTGACTGTTTAGCATTCTGGGATGCATTAAAGCTGGATTCCAGAGTGATAGGGATACAGCAGCAATTTCAAGGCGCTCAGGGGCGTCGATTAGGCTATAGCATTCATGCCACATCAATGTGTTCTGTTGTCGAAATCAGAGGTGTTTCAAGCGAATGATTTGGCTCCCATTGCGCGGGTGATGATGGAGCTGATGCAGAAATATGCCAAAGATGATAGGATCGTTGGTACTGACAAATTTGATAGCTGACGGAGTTGCTTAGCTGCTATTGAAGCTCTCTACGACAACGTGGACTGGCTTATTGGAAGAATTGAAAAGGGTTTGTAGTTCTCTCTTTGATTTTGAAAGCTGCTCATTGGTTTCTAACAGTGTCTTTTGACGTAAATCCGTTGGTTTCGTGGTGAACTAAGTGATCTAGCATAGTATAGCCACTAATCATTAGCTGTCCTCTTCCAATATTGAACTACTTggcatctgcacatagccacAAACAGACCATAGATGTTATTAGATTACCGCTATTCCTTATGAGGTTCAGCACTCGCCTAGCTAATTGCCTTTTATTCGGCTATAAACGGATTACTCAGCTGAGAGAACTCCTGGATTTCCGGATTCGctcttttttcttcattAGGTAGACAGACCTCAATATAACGCTCGTTACTATCATCTCCATCTAGCCTTTTTAGGCGTATTGCCTACGCTGACCCACCAGCCTCAACAATAGAGTTATCTCGTATGGACCACGTTGAGCCTACAATACCACTAGGCCACCTTTTAGGAAATTCTGGGTAATAAATAGCAATGCACCGGCTAATCTTTCGGAGTTGGACAACGGTTCCCGGACTGCTGCAGGGTCAATATCGACAGACGATCCCTTGATATAGCTCCCGTCCGAATAGAGACTTTCGAATTCTTAGAAACTCCGTTCAGGCCCAAATAATTGACATCAGCAAGGCGTTTATATGGCtaagaaagaaaatatctACATATATGAATACATAATAAACTTTGGATACGCGTCCTGCAGTCTATGACGACACTTGATAGGAATGTGCTTGCGGCCCGGCTTGCGGCCCGCATTTTTGTCATTTTTATCCGGTTTTCGAGACAAGACAATCAGTTTAAAGAGACTCGCACATACTTTGTATTGTGTTTCCTTCCTGCAAGATTTCAGAGAAATCTGTACGCTATCATGAATATCGCACCGAACCCAGCGCCGTATACGTACGAAGTGGAGGTTTATCAAGAGGGCCTCCGTGATAAAAGACCGGCGATTACCTTCAATGCATTTGAATGGGAAAAATTAGCCAAAGAACGTCTCTCGGCAGAGAGTTTTGGATACGTCTGGGGCTCTGCCGGATCTCGCGAAACCGATGACAACAACCGAGCAGCCTTTAAGAAATGGGGAATTGTGCCCTCCCGTCTGGTGAAATCCGACTTTCCGAGCTTAAAGACCACTTTGTTCGGTGACAAATACGATTATCCGTTGGCTATTGCACCGGTGGGAGTCCAGCGAATTTTTCACAGGGATGGTGAAGTCGCAGCGGCTTCTGCAGCGCAACAGGAGAACGTGACATATATCCTCAGCACTGCATCTGCAACAAGCATCGAGGACGTCGCAATGGCCAACGGATCCGGACCCCGCTGGTTCCAGCTTTACTGGCCCCAAAACAACCAGAGCGATATTACCGTCAGTCTGCTGAGGCGGGCCAAAGCTGCCAACTACAAAGTCTTGGTGGTGACCCTCGACACGTACATCTTGGGATGGCGGCCGTCGGACCTGGGCAATGCTTATAATCCGTTTCTTCGCAAGGACAGCATCGGGGTTGAATTAGGGTTCTCAGACCCTGTTTTCCGGCGCAAATTTCAAGAGAAACACGGCAAGACCATCGAAGAAGACATGTCCAAGGCAGCGGCCGAATGGGCTCACACCATCTTCCCTGGAACCAGCCATggctgggaggatctccgtTTCCTACGCGAAAACTGGGATGGCCCTATTGTTCTCAAGGGCATCCAGACTGTCGAGGACGCCAAGTTGGCAGTCGAATATGGGATGCAGGGCATCGTTGTTTCCAACCATGGTGGACGTCAACaggatggtggtgttggcTCGCTGGATGTGCTTTCTGAAATTGTCGATGCTGTCGGAAAAAAATTGGAGGTCCTATTCGACTCTGGCGTCCGTTGTGGTGCGGATGTTATTAAGGCTCTAGCGCTTGGAGCCAAAATGGTCCTACTTGGTCGACCTTACGTGTACGGTCTGGCAATTGGCGGCGCAGAAGGCGTTCGCCATGTGCTCCGCAGCATTCTTGGAGATATAGATTTGAATCTTCATCTATCTGGGATTAAATCAGTGTCACCTGAACACCTGAACCGCTCTGTGTTACGCCGAGTAGCATAGAGTTAATGCCTCTGTTGTCTGCTGATGTGTTCAACCATATTTTATTATAGGCGGATAGAGCCTGGAAGATATATACAGGGAAGATTTGGTAGAGAGGAAGAATTCCGAAGAATTCTTACTGAGATAGGGACTAGCATATGTTGTAGTTCTGTATTCAACTAATCAACTCAATTGTCCCAGTATGTCCAATTAGTCCAGTTAGTGTTTGTTTGCTTACTTCCTCTTTATCTTTGCCTTCTCTTGCTCCATATCTGTTACAACCCATGCGCTCCGATGCGACCTCCGACTTCCACTACAAAGATCATCACATCAAAGGAagcctcagaaacatgataaaagccaagtaatattggccctttAAGCTATACAAAATGACAAAAATTTAAGCTCTCGAGCtgctggcaggatctatcacgtggaccATGTGAAGCTCAGTTGCCGCCGGTGTGGCATGCGATTACGATGCAATATgtcagccaattcacggaggCTCACTGATCTGGAGGGATCAACGCTTGctgaacacatacttgatctagattccaaagggtttccttcTCGGTCCTAGAAACTATGAGGAACGAGAGAATCCGCCGCAGATTTTATTAGACGGATCAAGGATTATACACTGATGAGACTGGACTCCATTCTGGATAGGAACCAAGAAGAATGTCCCCGTGCTTTTCCGACATGCCCTAGGTGTTTTCCAGCTACTCAAGTCTAATTAATCCTTGTTTACAAAAACGTCGATCCAGCCATTACCCAATGAAGACGGCGTTTTCAGTTGAAGATAGTGGAATAGAAAGCAAAAACGCGTCTGTCATAACTCCGTGGTGAGAGAAGTTAGTCTTCAGAAAACCTGATAAGATACCTATGTTCACAGACCCATCTGCCGACAAGAGGATGTTTTCAGTATTTATGTCACCGTGTACAATTCCCAATTTTTTGTAAATGTACTCGATCCCCGTCAGGATTTCACAGCAGAATGCCGTGATTTCGTATGCTTTCAACTGGCCCAATGGCGTTGCAAATACCTGTGCAAGTGACACATCTAGCACTTCGTAAAGATGTGAATCATGTTAGTGATATAGCGCTTGTTGGAAGGTGACGATATTCTTGTGAGAAACTGCAGTGAGCGTTGATAACCAGTCTTCATGAACCTTGATATTTTGATTGTCATCTCCAAGAATGTATCATCCTTGGTGAGTGCAAAGTGTCCCAAACCTACTTACTATATCTTGAATATTGCCTGGTATCGTTCCCATGGATTAGACACTCTTTGCGGTGGCGTCGTACTCCTCGCAGCGGCTTGATATCCCGTACTGGTACACTCTGAGCATACCTATAATGCGGTGGTTTTCCTGTGCTGCACGAGTAAATTTAACTAAGATTGGCTACCTACCTTACTCACGAATCAGCAGATGACATTGACCTGTGCTCATGAATACCATGAGGCATTAGTAAACTAGACCTGGATATGATTACCCAAATGGGGGCCCTTTCACCCAATATCCTAGTATGTTTACAGAATTTACGCATGATTTATTATAGTAGTAGTTTGTATGTGATATAAATACACCGTATTTTATTAACTTGGGTACGAGCCTCGAAGGCATTTGGGTATTGGGTACAACATCTGTAAGATGATGACGTCATGATAAGAATGATGCACTTTTGGTCCTCTTGCACCAACGTATGAAAAGCGGAAATGGTCGGTTAGGCTCAGCTGAAGGTTATCTTCTCTGGTCACATTCGTTCCTTGGGCCTGTGATTTCAATTTTGTGGATGTTAAAGCCAAAGGTTTATCAGGATGATCGAAAAGGAATATGGGAAACACACTGAGCATAATCATAATTTTTACTGCAAGACCGTTCTGCGCAAAAATTACTTTACAGAAACCAATTGTGTGAACTGTCTATTACCCATTAGTACGTTTCTTGTCCTTCCTGGAAAGTTTGCATTGGATTTATTGACTAATTGCTTTACAGATGGTGATAGGGATTTGGTGATTGGCACGGACAACGGAATTTACTTGGTCAATCAATGGCCTATCGACGAAAACATCGGACCGCAGCTAATTATCGACACTGTCGGCGTTACTCAGATTGACATTCTGGAAGAGCATCGCCTATTTATGATCCTGTCGAATGGAACACTAAGTTCATATCCAATTGAAGTCCTGAATGCTAGCGGAGACCAGGATTTAGTATCTTGCGAACCACAGAAGGTCCAAGACTATGTGGACTTCTTCAAGATCGGGATTAGCGTGGGACGACATCTTGTGTGCTCTGTCAATACTTCGGAATCATCAACTGAAATCAGAGTTTTTCAGCCTACGGATATCTTCAATCGAAATGGTATGAGGTTAGCCCTGGACAGTATGGGAGATGGAAACACACTCAACCTGTTCAAGGTGAGTAattccttttttcctttgacaaaactaccatctaaatttttttttcaaggTATTTCACATTCCTGTCGAATGCTGGTCTGTACACTTCCTGCGGTCAACTTTAGGCATTGGCTGCACAAAGGGGTTCAAAATCATCAATCTGCATACTGCAGATATTTACCCACTTCTTGACCCGGCAGATAAATCGCTAGATTTTGTTTCACAGAATGAAAACCTCAAACCCTTTCACATTGAAAAAATGGACAACGGCAGATTCCTTCTCTGCTACAATGGGTTCTCAATGTTTGTGAACCGGAATGGATGGCTAGCACACCCTGACTGGAAAATTTCTTGGAAGGGCACACCGAAATCTTTTTCGGTGTCATATCCATATATATTAGCCTTTGGGTTGGACTTGGTAGAATTTTGGCACATCAAAACAGGCAAACTGCTTGATACTATTGTTGGACACAATATTCGGATGTTACATTCGCGTCCAGGACAGGTGAGAAATTCACTTAGTATTTAATTCTGGGGTTTCTTCAATTGCTGATCTTGAATAAGACATTTTACGCCTTTGAAGACGACGGTGGTGAGGATGCAGTAGCAAGTTTAACATTTAGCGCGGCCTCAGGACCCTCCTGACCACCGAGCCGCCAGCTGACATCTCCAATCACGCAGTAGGGAACTATTTCCTCGGCAGTCAATAGACTAAAATAGGCCAAGGAAACTACTCCTTACTGGACACGCGCGGCTGAGCCCACCTCTGCAACTGTTGGATGCTGCAGTGTCTGACTTGTTTCTCCCAAAGGCGCAGCAGTGTCTCAGCACccatgtcctttaaacttgaATACAATAACAACCTCCCTATTGTGGAGGGAACTACAGCATCGCTTTACAACGGATGTAACTTGTATAGGCCTTGTCAATTGAACCGGATAACACCTGAATACTAAAGCCTTATTATAGCTGGGCTAGGATTGAGAAGCATAAAACAACATACGCCACTGATTAGAAAGAATAATTGTGATTACCTTGATTCTTACCGAGCCATAACGCCTAAGTGTCATATGCAGAGGATGGAATTCTCCCATCCCTAAAACGGAACCGGATAGGGACGAAGATATTTGGTTTTTCGGGAATAGGAAaatcccatcctcatcccatCCCATTTTCGTCTCATAAAATGGGAATCCCATCCCATAAAGGCTTGGCATCCTGTGGGACGGGATAAGACCCTCCCGGGTATCCCGAATTCCCATTCTACAGTCAGCTTAGCCACGATTCTAGGGTGCATTCTAGGGTGCATTCTAAAAAGATAACTGCTGCGCCAGGAACAAAAGAATAGGATACTAAGCTGATAGGCTTAGTACTGTACTCACTTATATAGTTAGGTGGCTCATGCCGTTACACATAGGGCATTCGACAGTATCTCCAGGTCTACATGAAGATATTCAAGTTAAGCATAGCTTTACCAACCATCATTTAAGCTAAATGATGAAACAGAATCTCAGGAATACCATTATAAGCATATGATAGAGTAGTAGTAACCTTACTATCTACTTGTCCATTGCTGTTCATTGCCTCCTTGCCATCTCAGGTATCCACAATCACCAGCGTTGCCATCTACGCTCAATATCACCATTCGATCCCTTAGCTCCTCCATTGTCGTTTTGTGTGGCATACCTAAGAATCACAGTAGTCAGCCAGTATGCTCTCTCGTTCTGCGATAACCCAATCATCACGTACTGTCCGGATCCTGAATAATAGTCATTACTCTGCGTCGCCATGTGCGATTGATCCTGCCAATCCGATGCGCTCTGGCTTGAAGACGTGTTGCTGCCGCAGTTTCTACTGCTTCTGAGCTTGTCTGCTTGGTCGTATAGATGGCAAGCTTGGTCCTGGAGGTCTGACATATTGGAATGCAATTTTCTATGGCGATAATGTAGTAGCTGTAATGTTTTCTATTCCTGCTGTGAATTTAATGGACTTTGTAGATGATTTTATATACTCAGTGGGGGCAAATCCACTCCGGATGACGTTGTTAATAAAAATTCCTTACAAGACCGGGAATTTTAACACAGCGAATGGGTCACATTTAGGAGAGATCAATCGATTTGATCGGATTTCTCAACCGGATTTAGCTGTGTACAGTGGTAATGGTGAATTTTCCTTTGTTGAATTCCTGAGGACGAACATCCTCAGGTCCCAATAAGGAATGAGATCTATAGATATATACTGCTTGCAAGCAATACAATTATTTTGACCGGTAAAACGAGGACCTGTAAATTCCCTGTTCCGGCTAGTTTTACCGTTATGGTATAGTCTCCTGATACGCCGTACTGTAAACACCGCCCGCCTTCCCAATATAAAAGAGCTTTCCCTCACTGTTCTGACTTTGTCTCCTCCCaaatctctttctcttcccaaACTCCCTCCAATATTCTGCACTCACCCCATATTTCTGGCCATCTGGACTCCACTACcccctttccttttttttttttttttttagaaACTGCGGCTGCGCCCTCTCACCTCCACTTCcagtttccttttccttgctTACGTCAACCGGCGTTTCGAGCTGATTTTGTCTCCCTTCATTTTTCATACAGTGAATTTGTTCATACTCTTTGCTTTCCTATCTTCTATTAGAAATGAATTTACATAAGGCCTTGCTTTTCCGGCCGCTCTTCATTAATGGTATCCGCCCTTTCGACTCCCTTATCAAATGAAAGGTATTGACACCAGGCTTGACAGACACCCAAGGCTGATTACAGCTTACAATTGACCCCATGCATTGCCCCTTTCCGCGGGCGCCCGTCCTGCGTCGCTCCTTCGCCCTAACGATGCTGATCCCATGTGCCGCGTATGCGGTTGGAACGCTCAGATGACAACGATTTAGCATCCGGGAGAAACAAATCCAATGGCATAAATGCCTCACCTGTGGTTTTGTTGGTTATTTTCGCCACAAACACTGGTCACATTCCCGCGGAGGCGGTTTTGTAAAGTCTGGAACCAAACCTCACTGCCAAGTGATGAATGATTGGAGCTCTGTTGTCAATCTTCCAGTCTGCTGCGTCCCATGACACGCTACTGTGGAAAGGACAATGCTACAAGAACAATCATTTGCCGATGCAGAATTTCTTGGCAAATGATACTATGCTCTTGTGCTCTCATGACCATAACGCTGATTTCACACCTCGCTTTGAGCAATACGGGCAAGAGCAATACGGGCAAGATTTGGTTAATATTGCCATTGACTGGGCATAGTGACTGTAGGACGACCGTGCTGTAGTGGATTTTGGCGTCAAAGTATAGTTTATCGTCTCACATCCATTCATGCTGTCCTTGTAATGTCGGAAGCATATCAGGCTTATCCTTGTCTTTACTACAAAAGCAGCATCACCGCCTTGGGGCAGATTGAAATTTCGAAATCAGTGTAGTCCTGTTGGAAATTGTCACATTCGTACTTTCAGCGAAATAAATCTCAGGGTGTAGCGCGTTCCGCATGACATAGTTACGAGGTGTCTTGAGCAGCATTGATGGGTTAGCCACGCCAATCATAGGAAATACTTGGTGTCCAAGGCAGAAAGCGTCCGCGCTAGCTGGATTAGTAATCGAACATAAACAGGTGCTCGGATGTCACATCGCAACTTGTCATGCGTTGTGTCATGCATGGTGTCCTAACAGCGGGTCATCCACTAGTTTTTTAAAGACAGATTTACCGCTAGTTATGCAGGACGATATTGCTGAATTACGACGTCAactggaggaagagagacGGGCAAGGGAAGAGGCGGAACAGCgccaggaagaagagagacgGGCAAGGGAAGAGGCAGAACAGCGCCAGGAAGAGGCGGAACAGCGCCAGGAAGAGGCGGAACAGCGCCAGGAAGAGGCGGAACAGCGccaggaagaggagagacgggccagagaagaggcagaaCAACGACTGCAACCCAACTCTCTATTTCGCCTTCTCGATCGCTGCCACGAATCTCTGTCACAGACGATCCGAGTCGAGACGAACGCGACCCTGACGACCCAAGGCAACGTGACTGACCCCGTCAATCGACTTTTTCCCAAGCGGATTGTTCCATGGCTTGATTTCCCTCAGATCCAGGAGCAAATCTGGAAGAAACTCGAGCGTGCAGTCGGCTTTACCTCACGTCCGCTCTTTCCTTCCGATAACCAGCTAGACTATGTCGCAACAAATGTCCAAGACCGACCGATTTACTCAGAAGCGACTTTACGAAATTTCGAGCGAGACACTGTGGATAACTTTGTTGAAAAGATTGTCGAGGCATTACGAGGCGATGAAACTTTGCAACGGGAGTTTGGTATTGAGGGCCGAGTGGCCTTTTATGACCGCACAAACTCAACCTCACTGGATGACAATTTGGAGATGCATCTTGACGACGCACCCTGTCAACCAACAAACACCAGCCGCGGGAGAGgtagaagaaaagggaaggggAAACAAATGGGTCAAAGTCAGACAAGGGCTCGCTCACGAAGGCGGCGCAATCGCCGTGCTGATCAGTTCTGTGTTCACGTCGTGGCTGATGAGCGCCAGATACCAGTATATGCAGTGGAGTTTAAAGCCCCTCACAAGCTTACAGTCGCGGAATTAGTCGCGGGCTTGCACGAGATGGACCTGGCCCGCGATGTTATTGATCAGGAAGGAGACACATTTGAGTTTCATACCACCCGCCTTGTTGCCGCTGTTGTCACTCAAATATTCTCATACATGCATGACTTGGGGATACAGAACGGGTGTATTCGGACAGGGGAGGCATTTGTCTTTCTACATATTCCAGAGGATCCCACAATAGTTCAATACTACTTGTGTTTCCCAAATCAAGACGTGCAGGCAGGCGATGAGAGCCGTCTCCACCGGACTGCCGTGGGCCAGATGCTTGCGTTCACACTCCAAGCGCTGGCTGCTGAAGCTCCGTCCCAAGAGTGGCACAATACCGCACATGAACAGCTCTCTACCTGGAAAGTCGAATACTTGGACGTCTTGCGCGATATTCCCGAAACGATTCGCAAGGAGCCGCCGCCCTCAAATTATCGGCCTTCATACTGGAAACCGAATCCAAAGACACACAATACACGTTCCTACGCTCGCTGTAATCCAGGCGTATCTACCCCGGTAGGCTCGCCAAGTGAAAGCAGCGATAGTGACGAGGATATGCCTTCGCCGTCCACCGCACCAGCCGCGCGCAGTCGATCAAGTCGCGGGAAAGGTAAACATCTATCAACTGGCAGACGCGAACGGGCACCACCCGACCG from Aspergillus chevalieri M1 DNA, chromosome 1, nearly complete sequence includes the following:
- a CDS encoding uncharacterized protein (TransMembrane:1 (o77-100i)), translating into MTGKRYWNWIVQTEMDLTRLFYFEMFDDNDYTNTFTCNHFRILPKNGTTTSTPSSNTPSASSSTSAESSDSDSGTEVGVGIGVGVSCAFFIALSAIIWYFRRRKAASATAPDSNAPNQPPAWSPPSDTPDPSKQMPPPVEVPGYSAVAEAPSDRVRYELSS
- a CDS encoding threonine aldolase family protein (COG:E;~EggNog:ENOG410PURD;~InterPro:IPR015424,IPR015422,IPR001597,IPR015421;~PFAM:PF01212;~go_function: GO:0003824 - catalytic activity [Evidence IEA];~go_function: GO:0016829 - lyase activity [Evidence IEA];~go_process: GO:0006520 - cellular amino acid metabolic process [Evidence IEA]); protein product: MPGPFSEDMALPQYSFMDDYSEGAHPQLLEALVRTNSTQQLSYGNDEHSNEARQLIRTKLSATEDEVAIHFVPSGTSANLICIASCLRPFEAVLTVDSGHIVSKEAGAIEATGHKTIVVPGVGGKMTPDNLERAVRQNQFFPHNAKPRLVYISNATELGTIYTKRELKSLSAACKRWGLLLLIDGARIGVALSAPSNDLTLRDLVDLTDIFWIGGTKNGALLGEAIVVRKHLADGFAFYLKQHGALLAKSRIIGVQFAELFRKSLFFELAANANNAAQMISNNFQELGYQLSAKTETNQVFAILPESLAKRLEERFRFYVWEHLDNQQVVVRIVTSWATNTSMVDKFNAWVQQWTI
- a CDS encoding lactate 2-monooxygenase (COG:C;~EggNog:ENOG410PG98;~InterPro:IPR012133,IPR037396,IPR037350,IPR008259, IPR013785,IPR000262;~PFAM:PF01070;~go_function: GO:0003824 - catalytic activity [Evidence IEA];~go_function: GO:0010181 - FMN binding [Evidence IEA];~go_function: GO:0016491 - oxidoreductase activity [Evidence IEA];~go_process: GO:0055114 - oxidation-reduction process [Evidence IEA]), which codes for MNIAPNPAPYTYEVEVYQEGLRDKRPAITFNAFEWEKLAKERLSAESFGYVWGSAGSRETDDNNRAAFKKWGIVPSRLVKSDFPSLKTTLFGDKYDYPLAIAPVGVQRIFHRDGEVAAASAAQQENVTYILSTASATSIEDVAMANGSGPRWFQLYWPQNNQSDITVSLLRRAKAANYKVLVVTLDTYILGWRPSDLGNAYNPFLRKDSIGVELGFSDPVFRRKFQEKHGKTIEEDMSKAAAEWAHTIFPGTSHGWEDLRFLRENWDGPIVLKGIQTVEDAKLAVEYGMQGIVVSNHGGRQQDGGVGSLDVLSEIVDAVGKKLEVLFDSGVRCGADVIKALALGAKMVLLGRPYVYGLAIGGAEGVRHVLRSILGDIDLNLHLSGIKSVSPEHLNRSVLRRVA
- the ROM2_1 gene encoding RHO1 GDP-GTP exchange protein 2 (COG:T;~EggNog:ENOG410PFP7;~InterPro:IPR001180;~PFAM:PF00780), whose protein sequence is MIEKEYGKHTEHNHNFYCKTVLRKNYFTETNCVNCLLPINGDRDLVIGTDNGIYLVNQWPIDENIGPQLIIDTVGVTQIDILEEHRLFMILSNGTLSSYPIEVLNASGDQDLVSCEPQKVQDYVDFFKIGISVGRHLVCSVNTSESSTEIRVFQPTDIFNRNGMRLALDSMGDGNTLNLFKVFHIPVECWSVHFLRSTLGIGCTKGFKIINLHTADIYPLLDPADKSLDFVSQNENLKPFHIEKMDNGRFLLCYNGFSMFVNRNGWLAHPDWKISWKGTPKSFSVSYPYILAFGLDLVEFWHIKTGKLLDTIVGHNIRMLHSRPGQTFYAFEDDGGEDAVASLTFSAASGPS